One part of the Marispirochaeta sp. genome encodes these proteins:
- a CDS encoding flagellar filament outer layer protein FlaA — translation MKRGFRLFFVCLFLFILTVPVSLFAEKATENIVSQVIETFDGEDSAYEWYVQGSKFIAEGYPKFKLIDGFPFALYGRAGEDQGHQVLGMQAAFDRKGFNYLELFPVVDGPDGKMPAKISLPGRVKELDLWAWGSNYKFTFEVHVEDYRGYVYVLPMGSLNYTGWQNLRISIPSYIPQSQVYIPNYRDLKLIKFVLRTEPSENVAGFDFYIDHVKVLTDIFESRFDGDEFVRPETRSEIWPEEEE, via the coding sequence ATGAAACGCGGTTTCCGTTTATTCTTTGTTTGCCTTTTTTTGTTCATCCTGACCGTACCGGTCTCCCTGTTTGCTGAGAAAGCGACTGAAAATATCGTATCCCAGGTTATTGAAACCTTCGATGGAGAGGATTCAGCCTACGAATGGTATGTTCAGGGAAGCAAATTTATCGCGGAAGGCTACCCAAAATTTAAGCTTATTGATGGATTTCCCTTTGCCCTTTACGGCAGAGCCGGGGAAGACCAGGGACATCAGGTACTTGGAATGCAGGCGGCCTTTGATCGTAAGGGCTTTAACTATCTGGAATTGTTCCCGGTTGTTGATGGTCCCGATGGAAAGATGCCTGCAAAAATCTCCCTGCCCGGACGGGTAAAGGAACTTGATTTGTGGGCCTGGGGTTCCAACTACAAATTCACCTTTGAGGTGCATGTTGAGGATTACCGGGGTTATGTGTACGTTCTGCCAATGGGAAGCCTTAACTATACCGGATGGCAGAACCTGAGGATCAGTATTCCCAGCTATATTCCCCAGAGCCAGGTATACATTCCGAACTATCGGGACCTCAAACTGATCAAGTTTGTGCTACGCACCGAACCGAGCGAAAATGTAGCTGGTTTTGACTTTTATATTGACCATGTAAAAGTTCTCACGGACATTTTCGAGAGCCGTTTTGATGGCGACGAGTTTGTACGCCCTGAAACACGCTCGGAGATCTGGCCAGAGGAAGAGGAATAG
- a CDS encoding flagellar filament outer layer protein FlaA — protein MKLIKKSLLLIFCLLAVTSLTAQEFAVGEPNAEEIGVDSAQQKLKEVSVTKYEDAGFWKASMALDNGLIGIRRLPGGPLDKEPIPEEEEIGIAQSEVDKYVLGVKVQYFKRGFHEFMVTPARPMAIEGITKTISVWVVGRNNRHTLKLMISDYFGNRAEITMGSLNFTGWKKMTVAIPPHIIQRDYHHSNRMGIRVDGFKILCDPVDTYGDYYIYFDDMRAVTDLYSEESRDVDDMQDSW, from the coding sequence ATGAAGCTTATTAAGAAGAGTTTACTGCTGATTTTTTGTCTGCTCGCCGTGACTTCTTTAACAGCTCAGGAATTTGCTGTTGGAGAACCAAATGCGGAGGAGATTGGAGTTGATTCCGCCCAACAGAAGCTCAAAGAAGTATCTGTAACAAAATATGAGGATGCAGGTTTCTGGAAGGCTTCTATGGCTCTTGACAATGGTCTTATAGGTATACGGCGCCTTCCCGGCGGACCTCTGGACAAAGAGCCGATCCCTGAAGAAGAAGAGATCGGGATTGCCCAGAGCGAAGTGGACAAGTATGTTCTTGGTGTCAAGGTCCAGTACTTCAAGAGGGGGTTTCATGAATTTATGGTAACCCCGGCCAGGCCTATGGCCATTGAAGGAATTACCAAGACTATTTCCGTCTGGGTTGTAGGACGAAACAATCGCCACACCTTGAAGCTTATGATAAGCGATTACTTTGGTAATCGCGCGGAAATTACCATGGGCAGTCTGAATTTTACCGGGTGGAAGAAGATGACAGTTGCCATTCCTCCTCATATTATTCAGAGGGATTATCATCATTCAAACAGAATGGGTATACGCGTAGATGGCTTCAAGATTCTCTGTGATCCGGTGGATACCTATGGCGATTACTACATCTACTTTGATGATATGCGGGCTGTTACGGACCTCTATTCAGAAGAGAGCCGTGATGTTGACGATATGCAGGACAGCTGGTAA
- a CDS encoding OmpA family protein, with protein MIPYIFFSQSLFSQVSLEHSFNPAVQDRYSIVEKENMRQRVNGDYKGFVYNEVRGTLFQNSSQPRNYSGNFYILQSMTRDLRNVARRIDNVVSVELTFSNRGTMIVTAESGYPMLRDFPLLPKEPVKIGTRWQSGGLRVVDPLRRGATRVPFLCEYEYKGTGDYNGRNAHIVRAQYALRYQGGEDAFGDQELVSLQGRHVVDIYIPFAEEAALFMRDVVEEQYRYADGNTVNRSGFILTWYEDFPRLDRKGLQKDLGSIIAEDKQLDDVSVEERKEGIAITLKNLQFYPDSPRLLPGELGKLASIAKALKTIPERTFLVTGHTADVGSMESQYDLSVERAKTIVDLLTKEGIDAERFLYRGVGGTEPIGPNETEEGRAMNRRVEIMIVED; from the coding sequence TTGATTCCATATATTTTCTTTTCCCAGTCTCTGTTTTCCCAGGTAAGCCTTGAGCATTCCTTTAATCCAGCAGTGCAGGATCGATACAGCATTGTGGAAAAAGAGAATATGCGCCAACGGGTTAACGGCGATTATAAAGGCTTTGTTTACAATGAGGTTCGGGGAACCCTGTTTCAGAACAGCAGCCAGCCCAGGAACTACAGCGGTAATTTTTACATTCTCCAGTCAATGACCAGGGACCTGCGCAATGTGGCCCGCAGGATCGATAATGTAGTCTCCGTGGAGCTCACATTTTCAAACAGAGGGACTATGATCGTAACAGCGGAGTCCGGCTATCCTATGCTTCGGGATTTTCCGCTTTTACCCAAGGAGCCGGTGAAAATAGGCACACGCTGGCAGTCCGGGGGTCTTCGTGTGGTGGATCCTCTTCGGCGCGGGGCAACACGGGTCCCCTTTCTGTGCGAATACGAATATAAAGGAACAGGTGATTATAACGGGCGGAATGCTCATATTGTTCGAGCCCAGTATGCCCTCCGCTACCAGGGGGGAGAGGATGCCTTTGGAGATCAGGAACTTGTCAGCCTCCAGGGACGGCATGTAGTGGATATATACATTCCGTTTGCGGAAGAAGCAGCCCTGTTTATGCGGGATGTCGTGGAAGAACAGTATCGGTACGCTGATGGAAACACGGTAAACAGGTCGGGCTTTATTCTTACCTGGTACGAGGATTTCCCGCGCCTGGATAGAAAAGGGCTGCAGAAAGACTTGGGTTCCATTATTGCGGAGGACAAGCAGCTTGACGATGTAAGCGTGGAGGAGCGGAAAGAAGGGATCGCGATAACTTTAAAAAACCTTCAGTTTTATCCTGATTCGCCGCGCTTATTGCCCGGAGAATTGGGAAAACTTGCATCCATAGCCAAAGCCTTAAAGACGATACCGGAAAGGACCTTTCTTGTTACCGGTCATACCGCTGATGTAGGCAGCATGGAAAGCCAGTATGATCTGTCGGTTGAACGGGCGAAAACGATAGTAGATCTGCTTACTAAAGAGGGAATTGATGCGGAACGTTTTCTATATCGCGGGGTCGGAGGAACTGAACCCATCGGTCCGAACGAGACAGAGGAGGGCCGTGCAATGAACCGCCGCGTAGAGATTATGATTGTGGAAGACTGA